Proteins from one Oncorhynchus tshawytscha isolate Ot180627B linkage group LG16, Otsh_v2.0, whole genome shotgun sequence genomic window:
- the sst7 gene encoding cortistatin, with the protein MQLLVILASLMGVLYSVRAAAVLPVEERSPLLNRELSKERKELILKLVSGLLDGATDTNMLPEEGVSPVDLEEPLESRLEERAAYNRLSQLPQRDRKAPCKNFFWKTFTSC; encoded by the exons atGCAGCTCCTGGTCATTTTAGCGTCTCTCATGGGGGTTCTATACAGTGTTAGAGCAGCCGCCGTGCTTCCTGTCGAAGAAAGGAGCCCACTACTTAACAGG GAATTGAGTAAAGAGCGCAAAGAGCTGATTCTCAAGCTGGTGTCTGGCTTGTTAGACGGAGCGACGGACACCAACATGCTGCCCGAAGAAGGGGTGTCCCCTGTGGATCTAGAGGAGCCCCTAGAGTCTCGACTGGAGGAGAGGGCCGCCTACAACAGGCTATCACAGCTGCCGCAGCGCGACCGCAAAGCCCCCTGTAAAAACTTCTTCTGGAAAACCTTCACCTCCTGCTAA